The following are encoded in a window of bacterium genomic DNA:
- the msrB gene encoding peptide-methionine (R)-S-oxide reductase MsrB, producing the protein MKEEEFKEKLTPEQYRVMREKGEEKPFSGKYWDSEDDGMYACAACGNKLFSSEDKFDSGSGFPSFKKSLDTKKIELIADPTTPSRMELRCKNCASHLGYVIDGKEKYYQLNSLSLELNPDEEDEEDEEEEKEEGSKKSDKTTKVKSAIKSMAMIAATAAVSVAIGARAGFLICENTKVIPPAPAPAAAAVGTKTPPPASPTPAPAASVIVPPRTTPPPTEPPADGTTP; encoded by the coding sequence ATGAAAGAAGAGGAATTCAAAGAAAAGCTAACCCCTGAACAATACCGAGTAATGCGCGAGAAGGGCGAGGAGAAGCCGTTCTCTGGAAAATACTGGGATAGTGAAGACGACGGCATGTACGCCTGCGCGGCTTGCGGTAATAAATTATTTTCATCGGAAGATAAGTTTGATTCCGGTTCGGGATTTCCGAGCTTTAAAAAATCACTGGATACCAAAAAGATAGAACTCATCGCGGATCCAACCACGCCAAGCCGTATGGAACTGCGATGTAAAAATTGCGCCAGTCATTTGGGATATGTAATTGATGGAAAAGAAAAATACTACCAGTTAAATTCATTATCTTTAGAATTAAATCCGGATGAGGAAGATGAAGAGGACGAAGAAGAAGAAAAGGAAGAAGGTAGTAAAAAATCCGACAAAACCACCAAAGTTAAATCGGCCATAAAAAGTATGGCGATGATAGCGGCTACTGCGGCGGTTAGCGTAGCGATAGGGGCTAGGGCTGGATTTTTGATTTGCGAAAATACCAAAGTAATTCCACCAGCTCCAGCGCCAGCAGCTGCGGCAGTCGGCACGAAAACTCCCCCTCCAGCATCGCCCACACCTGCGCCGGCTGCATCCGTAATTGTTCCGCCACGAACGACACCTCCGCCAACCGAACCGCCCGCAGACGGCACAACCCCGTAG